The Paenibacillus tianjinensis genome has a window encoding:
- a CDS encoding Na+/H+ antiporter, which produces METFLAVLLLLGLIAASNIVNRFIPFVPIPLIQIGLGVIAAMVPTGIHMSFEPELFFLLFIAPLLFNDGKRTPRDELWNLRAPILLLALGLVFVTVFVAGYAIHWMIPAIPLAASFALAAILSPTDAVAVSSLAGRVHLPGSIHRILEGESLMNDASGLVAFKFAIAAAVTGVFSLPKAALSFVLIAAGGLLIGALLSFLLIRLSVFLRRFGMEDVTMHVLLQILTPFIIYLISEEIGVSGILAVVAGGVVNAIEKDRAVSPQYKLQLVSASTWSVLLFILNGMVFLILGVSVPDVVEVIYHDQSVNNFMVAGYVLVITMLLIVLRFLWIYFYSIFESRRLKVEQSPLKSQLITSISGVRGAVTLAGAFSIPLTLGDGSLFPQRDLIIAIAAGVILMSLLIASVLLPLLAEKEETAAVILKEGTGNPELAARSVVIDAGMTMLRSLVTESGGGQAQPALLEFTDKIDRLCGLKTENDPKAEQFRRLGIEARLSGLEAERTELRRMTENGMLPAPVAVKMEELLDHKEAVLCRRFDTQVKFSLTEIQRLLSGIFSGRLNGSEGRQVIQNAEEARKAKIAMCQAAVTAVSSGINENNREAAQLVIDKYEKMESRLEQGDGWSKEGVIDDQNFELKLKAIQEQRDTVQQMYQNGAINLKIAGKLRRFVDQLETSIWED; this is translated from the coding sequence TTGGAGACTTTTCTTGCCGTGCTTTTACTGCTCGGGCTTATTGCGGCATCAAATATTGTGAACCGGTTTATTCCGTTTGTGCCGATTCCCCTAATCCAGATCGGGCTGGGTGTAATTGCCGCAATGGTCCCGACAGGAATACATATGTCCTTTGAACCTGAACTGTTTTTTTTATTATTTATTGCGCCGCTATTGTTTAATGACGGCAAACGGACACCGCGCGATGAGCTATGGAATCTGCGGGCGCCCATTCTGCTGCTCGCTCTGGGGCTGGTCTTCGTAACGGTATTTGTGGCCGGATATGCCATCCACTGGATGATCCCTGCAATTCCGCTCGCGGCATCGTTCGCGCTGGCCGCAATTCTCTCACCGACCGATGCTGTTGCGGTGAGTTCGCTGGCGGGAAGGGTGCATCTGCCTGGCAGTATTCACCGGATACTGGAGGGCGAATCACTGATGAATGACGCTTCCGGTCTGGTCGCCTTTAAATTTGCCATTGCCGCTGCGGTTACCGGAGTCTTCTCGTTGCCCAAAGCGGCACTGAGCTTCGTCCTGATTGCGGCCGGCGGCCTGCTGATCGGGGCACTGCTGTCCTTTCTGCTGATCCGGTTAAGCGTATTTCTGCGCAGGTTCGGTATGGAGGATGTCACCATGCATGTACTGCTTCAGATTCTTACGCCGTTCATCATCTATCTGATCAGTGAAGAGATCGGAGTATCCGGCATCCTGGCGGTCGTAGCCGGCGGTGTAGTCAATGCGATCGAAAAGGACCGTGCGGTCTCACCGCAGTATAAGCTGCAGTTAGTGTCGGCCAGCACCTGGTCGGTGCTGCTATTTATCCTCAACGGGATGGTATTCCTTATTCTCGGGGTGTCGGTTCCGGATGTCGTAGAGGTCATTTACCATGATCAAAGTGTTAATAACTTTATGGTAGCCGGCTATGTTCTGGTCATTACGATGCTGTTAATTGTGCTGCGGTTTCTTTGGATATACTTCTATTCAATCTTTGAAAGCCGCCGCCTGAAGGTGGAGCAGTCGCCGCTTAAATCACAGCTGATTACCTCCATTTCTGGTGTACGGGGAGCCGTTACATTAGCCGGGGCCTTTTCCATTCCTCTGACTCTGGGAGACGGTTCACTGTTTCCTCAGCGTGACCTGATTATTGCGATTGCGGCAGGCGTTATTCTGATGTCACTGCTGATTGCCAGTGTCCTGTTACCGCTTTTGGCAGAGAAAGAGGAGACTGCAGCAGTTATTCTGAAGGAAGGCACGGGGAATCCGGAGCTGGCTGCAAGATCAGTTGTGATTGATGCGGGCATGACGATGCTCCGGAGCCTCGTCACCGAGTCGGGAGGGGGCCAGGCCCAGCCTGCTTTGCTGGAATTTACCGACAAAATCGACCGCCTCTGCGGTCTCAAAACCGAAAACGATCCTAAAGCGGAGCAGTTCCGCCGCTTAGGGATTGAAGCCCGGCTGAGCGGCCTGGAGGCAGAACGGACGGAGCTGCGGCGGATGACGGAGAACGGTATGCTGCCGGCACCCGTCGCGGTGAAGATGGAAGAACTGCTGGATCATAAGGAGGCCGTCCTGTGCCGGCGCTTCGATACGCAGGTGAAATTCTCATTGACCGAAATTCAGCGTCTTCTCTCCGGGATATTCAGCGGGCGGCTGAACGGCAGTGAGGGCCGCCAGGTGATACAGAATGCCGAAGAGGCCCGAAAGGCTAAAATAGCGATGTGCCAGGCGGCAGTCACTGCTGTCAGCAGCGGGATCAATGAGAATAACCGAGAAGCTGCACAGCTGGTCATTGACAAATATGAGAAGATGGAGTCACGGCTTGAGCAAGGAGACGGATGGAGCAAGGAAGGCGTAATCGACGATCAGAATTTTGAGCTTAAGCTGAAGGCGATCCAGGAGCAGCGGGATACGGTACAGCAAATGTACCAGAACGGTGCAATCAACCTTAAAATCGCCGGCAAGCTGCGCCGGTTCGTCGACCAATTAGAGACTTCAATCTGGGAGGATTAA
- a CDS encoding GNAT family N-acetyltransferase produces MGNIIAEGLSFEEIKEEHLAEVLDIYNYYVLNTTVSFHTEPQTLPEMRNSVLSSDPRFKSYAILQDGSLQGYVLITRHKNKQAYDTSGEISVYLKPGSGGRGLGGQALRFIEERAAELKFHVLVATVCADNEPSRRLFTRHGYEQSALFKEIGHKFGQWLDIASYQKIIGQSSSS; encoded by the coding sequence ATGGGGAACATCATTGCTGAAGGGCTGTCTTTTGAGGAGATCAAGGAGGAACACCTGGCTGAGGTGCTGGATATTTATAATTATTATGTGTTGAATACAACAGTTTCTTTCCATACCGAACCACAGACCTTGCCGGAAATGCGCAATTCCGTGCTAAGCAGCGACCCGCGGTTCAAATCCTATGCCATCCTGCAGGACGGCAGTTTACAGGGTTACGTTCTTATAACCAGACATAAAAATAAACAGGCGTATGACACCTCCGGTGAGATCAGTGTGTACCTGAAGCCGGGCAGCGGAGGGCGGGGACTCGGCGGACAAGCGCTACGGTTTATTGAAGAGCGGGCAGCAGAGCTTAAGTTCCATGTACTGGTCGCTACGGTATGTGCGGATAATGAGCCAAGCCGCCGCTTGTTTACCAGACACGGTTACGAGCAGAGCGCCCTGTTCAAGGAAATCGGCCACAAGTTCGGACAGTGGCTGGATATTGCCAGTTATCAGAAGATTATCGGCCAATCGTCCTCCAGCTAG
- a CDS encoding threonine/serine exporter family protein, producing MILQLITSFIAAAAFCILFNAPGRALLQCGFAGMVGWILYLQLDERWDTVIATFLATVVVGVISQIFARSFKMPVIIFSVGGIIPLVPGGLAYDAMRKFVENDNNQAIQFAVQALLLSGAIATGLVLSEVLGQIFRRKKA from the coding sequence ATGATTTTGCAATTGATAACCAGCTTTATTGCCGCTGCTGCATTCTGCATTCTGTTCAATGCGCCAGGGCGAGCGCTGCTGCAATGCGGTTTCGCCGGAATGGTGGGCTGGATACTGTATTTGCAGCTTGATGAGCGGTGGGATACAGTGATTGCCACCTTCTTAGCCACCGTCGTTGTCGGTGTGATCAGTCAAATCTTTGCGCGATCCTTCAAGATGCCGGTCATTATCTTCAGCGTCGGAGGGATTATTCCGCTTGTCCCGGGGGGACTGGCGTATGATGCCATGCGTAAGTTCGTGGAGAATGATAATAATCAGGCGATTCAGTTTGCCGTGCAGGCCCTGCTGCTATCTGGAGCCATCGCCACCGGTCTTGTGCTTAGTGAAGTGCTCGGACAAATCTTCCGGCGGAAGAAAGCTTAA